The following proteins are encoded in a genomic region of Nocardioides renjunii:
- a CDS encoding MarR family winged helix-turn-helix transcriptional regulator, whose translation MTAPQEPRPGWDESGALTALRDLVSTGARVNHVVARRAGITDTELVTLEHLSREQIGPAEVARRLEVSTAAATGIVDRLVSRGHVERRPHAADRRRTELVLTDSGRREVVSHLLPMFVSLDRLDRGFTDEERAVVERYLRGAVKAFEQVLEG comes from the coding sequence GTGACCGCACCCCAGGAGCCCCGCCCCGGCTGGGACGAGTCCGGTGCGCTCACCGCCCTGCGCGACCTGGTCAGCACGGGCGCCCGGGTCAACCACGTGGTCGCCCGGCGGGCCGGCATCACCGACACGGAGCTGGTGACGCTCGAGCACCTGAGCCGCGAGCAGATCGGGCCGGCCGAGGTCGCCCGCCGGCTCGAGGTGTCCACGGCCGCGGCGACCGGCATCGTGGACCGCCTGGTCTCGCGCGGGCACGTCGAGCGGCGCCCGCACGCCGCGGACCGCCGGCGCACGGAGCTGGTGCTGACCGACTCCGGCCGGCGCGAGGTGGTCTCCCACCTGCTGCCGATGTTCGTCTCCCTCGACCGGCTCGACCGGGGGTTCACCGACGAGGAGCGCGCGGTCGTCGAGCGCTACCTGCGGGGAGCCGTCAAGGCGTTCGAGCAGGTGCTGGAGGGCTGA
- a CDS encoding MMPL family transporter, with translation MPGHQSPAPARVIAGRRTAWVVALVPLFLAIAAILFVPEGERETTATDTLPAGADSTLAVELAEQLPDDEGQVAIVLWTADSGELDQGAQGDLTQQAVRLLSEAGGGQGAPEGGGQGEAPGGQQGGAGQQSPLVVAEDGTAAFVAVPVTSSSATDNIDRVEELREQLRDDAPEGVTVEVTGPAGIQADIGQVFDGADIRLLGATAAVVAILLIITYRSPVLWLVPLTVVAVADRFAAIAATNVLELTGLAWDESTVGILSVLVFGAGTDYALLLISRYRDELKTTESRHVAMAHALTRTTEAVLSSATTVVLGVLTLLLSAIPTTRGLGAACAVGIVVAATFALVVLPAALVLFGRWVFWPRVPHVGDAVLVDSRGVWRRVGDAVARRPRTFVVGTVAGLALLAVGTTSITTGLDPADQFLQRPEAISAAERLGESFPAGTSDPVQVVTRDDPEQVLGVVEGVDGVDSARVTTSGDGIARIDAVPDAAPGSDSAQDVVVDVRAAVADFTDTHVGGGDAEALDAKDYAASDRLTILPLILLLVLGALLLLLRSIVAPLLLVATVVGTYAASMGASWWLFQTVFGFEAMDTGVPLLAFLFLVALGVDYNIFLVTRAREEAAEHGTRTGMLRALTATGGVITSAGILLAAVFAVLGVLPLVVLAQLGAIIFVGVLLDTLVVRTVLVPALALTLGETFWWPRKVRSDTAG, from the coding sequence GTGCCCGGTCACCAGTCCCCTGCTCCCGCCCGCGTCATCGCGGGGCGTCGTACGGCGTGGGTCGTGGCCCTCGTCCCGCTGTTCCTGGCCATCGCCGCGATCCTCTTCGTGCCCGAGGGCGAGCGCGAGACCACGGCCACCGACACGCTGCCGGCCGGCGCCGACAGCACGCTGGCGGTCGAGCTCGCCGAGCAGCTGCCGGACGACGAGGGCCAGGTCGCCATCGTGCTCTGGACCGCCGACTCCGGTGAGCTCGACCAGGGCGCGCAGGGAGACCTGACCCAGCAGGCGGTCCGGCTGCTGTCGGAGGCCGGCGGCGGCCAGGGCGCGCCCGAGGGCGGCGGCCAGGGCGAGGCACCGGGCGGGCAGCAGGGTGGCGCAGGCCAGCAGTCCCCCCTCGTCGTCGCCGAGGACGGCACCGCCGCCTTCGTCGCGGTGCCGGTCACGTCGTCCTCGGCCACCGACAACATCGACCGGGTCGAGGAGCTGCGTGAGCAGCTGCGCGACGACGCGCCCGAGGGTGTCACGGTGGAGGTCACCGGGCCGGCCGGGATCCAGGCCGACATCGGCCAGGTCTTCGACGGTGCCGACATCCGGCTGCTCGGCGCCACGGCGGCCGTGGTGGCGATCCTGCTGATCATCACCTACCGCAGCCCGGTGCTGTGGCTGGTGCCGTTGACCGTCGTCGCCGTGGCCGACCGCTTCGCCGCGATCGCCGCCACCAACGTGCTGGAGCTGACCGGCCTCGCCTGGGACGAGTCGACGGTCGGGATCCTCAGCGTCCTGGTGTTCGGCGCGGGCACCGACTACGCCCTGCTGCTCATCTCGCGCTACCGCGACGAGCTGAAGACCACCGAGTCCCGCCACGTCGCGATGGCGCACGCCCTCACCCGCACCACCGAGGCGGTCCTCTCGAGCGCCACGACGGTCGTGCTCGGCGTGCTGACGCTCCTCCTCTCGGCCATCCCGACGACCCGCGGGCTCGGCGCCGCCTGCGCGGTCGGCATCGTCGTGGCGGCGACCTTCGCCCTGGTCGTGCTGCCTGCCGCCCTCGTGCTCTTCGGGCGCTGGGTGTTCTGGCCGCGCGTGCCCCACGTCGGCGACGCCGTCCTCGTCGACTCGCGCGGCGTGTGGCGCCGGGTGGGCGACGCCGTGGCACGACGTCCGCGCACCTTCGTCGTCGGCACCGTCGCCGGGCTGGCACTGCTGGCCGTCGGCACGACGTCCATCACGACCGGCCTCGACCCGGCCGACCAGTTCCTGCAGCGCCCCGAGGCCATCTCGGCGGCCGAGCGGCTCGGCGAGTCCTTCCCCGCCGGCACCAGCGACCCGGTCCAGGTGGTCACCCGGGACGACCCCGAGCAGGTGCTCGGCGTTGTCGAGGGCGTCGACGGCGTCGACTCCGCCCGCGTGACGACCAGCGGCGACGGCATCGCCCGCATCGACGCCGTACCCGACGCGGCGCCCGGCAGCGACTCCGCGCAGGACGTCGTCGTGGACGTCCGCGCGGCCGTGGCCGACTTCACCGACACCCACGTCGGCGGCGGTGACGCGGAGGCCCTCGACGCCAAGGACTACGCCGCGAGCGACCGGCTCACGATCCTCCCGCTCATCCTGCTGCTGGTGCTGGGTGCGCTCCTGCTGCTGCTCCGCTCGATCGTGGCGCCGCTGCTCCTGGTCGCCACCGTCGTCGGGACGTACGCCGCGAGCATGGGCGCGTCGTGGTGGCTGTTCCAGACGGTGTTCGGCTTCGAGGCGATGGACACCGGCGTGCCGCTGCTGGCGTTCCTGTTCCTCGTCGCGCTGGGCGTCGACTACAACATCTTCCTCGTCACCCGGGCCCGCGAGGAGGCGGCCGAGCACGGCACCCGCACCGGCATGCTGCGCGCCCTGACCGCCACCGGCGGGGTGATCACCAGCGCCGGCATCCTGCTCGCGGCGGTCTTCGCGGTGCTCGGCGTGCTGCCGCTCGTCGTGCTCGCCCAGCTCGGCGCGATCATCTTCGTCGGCGTGCTGCTCGACACCCTCGTGGTCCGCACCGTGCTCGTCCCGGCGCTCGCGCTGACCCTCGGCGAGACGTTCTGGTGGCCCCGGAAGGTACGGAGCGACACGGCGGGCTGA
- the ppgK gene encoding polyphosphate--glucose phosphotransferase — MEHPFGIDFGGTGIKGAPVDLAIGDFAHGRVRIDTPKPATPQAVAGVFGQIIGNFEAATTPVGVTVPGIVRRGVVMSAANIDKSWIGEDADAIFTEALGREVHVVNDADAAGLAEAEYGAAKGRKGLVMVITLGTGIGSALIWDGQLVPNSEMGHLEIDGEVAEVRAATSAREREGLSWQDWSVRLTTYFRHLERLFTPDLFVVGGGVSKSWEKFGHLIQVDTEMVPATLQNRAGIVGAALVAHRKAGQED; from the coding sequence ATGGAGCACCCCTTCGGCATCGACTTCGGCGGCACCGGCATCAAGGGCGCGCCCGTCGACCTCGCGATCGGCGACTTCGCACACGGCCGGGTCCGCATCGACACGCCCAAGCCGGCCACCCCGCAGGCCGTGGCCGGGGTGTTCGGCCAGATCATCGGCAACTTCGAGGCGGCGACGACCCCGGTCGGGGTGACGGTGCCGGGCATCGTGCGCCGCGGCGTGGTGATGTCGGCCGCCAACATCGACAAGTCCTGGATCGGCGAGGACGCCGACGCGATCTTCACCGAGGCCCTCGGCCGCGAGGTCCACGTCGTCAACGACGCGGACGCCGCCGGTCTGGCCGAGGCGGAGTACGGCGCCGCGAAGGGCCGCAAGGGCCTGGTCATGGTCATCACGCTCGGCACCGGCATCGGCTCCGCGCTGATCTGGGACGGCCAGCTCGTGCCCAACTCCGAGATGGGCCACCTCGAGATCGACGGGGAGGTCGCGGAGGTCCGCGCCGCGACGAGCGCCCGCGAGCGCGAGGGGCTGTCCTGGCAGGACTGGTCCGTGCGGCTCACCACCTACTTCCGCCACCTCGAGCGCCTCTTCACCCCCGACCTGTTCGTGGTCGGCGGTGGGGTGAGCAAGTCGTGGGAGAAGTTCGGCCACCTCATCCAGGTCGACACCGAGATGGTGCCGGCCACCCTGCAGAACCGGGCCGGCATCGTCGGCGCCGCGCTCGTCGCGCACCGCAAGGCCGGCCAGGAGGACTGA